The Thunnus thynnus chromosome 1, fThuThy2.1, whole genome shotgun sequence nucleotide sequence tgaatTTATTAAAGATAAAAAGTAGGTGCTGTATATAATTTACATAAGTATGCAGATCCTTTATTCTTCAATTATTTAAGCCTTCTTTGGTATGTCTCTACCACCTTTGCACATCTGCATTTGGCAGTTCATCCCATTCCTCCCTGCAGATCCTCTGTAGCTCTGTCTGTAGACTGGTATTGGAACATCTGTGAGTTCTAGTGTTTTCAATTTTGATTTTCAGTGGAGTTCAAGACCAAGCTTTGGCTGGGCCACTCAAGAACATTCAGAGACTTGTCCCAAAGCTGCTCCAGTGTTGTCTTGACTGTGTGCTTTGGGTCATTACCGTCCTGAAAGGTGAATCCTCACCCCAGTTCAGGTTTTGTGTGTCCTTGTGCAGCTTTTCTTTAAAGCACCTCTCtgtatttgtttctgtgtgttccCTCAATCCCAATTCCCAGTCCCTGCTACTCACAAGTATCAGTATAGCACAGTATTGAAACCACAACATTTCATCACAGGGATGATAGCAGCCAGCTGATGAGCAGTAGTGGTTTTCACTTCATGTAGCACTTGGCAATAATGCAAAGAATTTATTATTAGGCCATCAAATCTTTTGCCACAAGCCCCAATAGTCCTTTTGATGCTTTGTAAATTCTAGGCACATACCTTTTATACTGGAGAAGTTTATGTCTAGACACTGTACCACAAAAAGCTGATCAATGGAATATTGTGTTCTTGGCAACATCGGTGCTttgaaaattcatttaaaaatatacttttccTTGATCTGTGCTTTGACACAAATGTTGTGTAGCTTTCTTAATCTGGTTGAATCAGATGAATAAGCTACAGATACACCTCAGTTGTTCAAGTGGCATCTCAAGGATGACCAAAGGAAAAAGGATGCATCTATGCTCCATGTGGAGTATAACCACAAAGGGCttagatatatatttaaataaagaatTTCTGGTGGagtttgtataaatattcaAAACCGCAATATTGTGTTTAGATTATTGGCAAAATCCATTTTGATCCATTTCAGTAGTcgcaacacaacaacaaaatatggcAAATAAGGAGTCCAAACACTACTTGGTTAGTAGGTTCTTGTAGGGATGTTGGTGTTGaagatgtttaaaatattttccatgATGTTTACATATGAGCAGCGTGATTAAGCCAAATTAACAGCAAGCAAACAGTAAGTAGCAGAAATGCCTGATGCAAACGCAATGCTTTTGttctaaatactgtatgtaacttaGGGTAAGATAGTATTAACCTCAAGGTGTATTAGTATGATCTAATCAGGGTGAAACAAGCTGTTGCTGGGAACTACATGTTGAGTTAAAATAGAGATTTTTACAGATGCAccatgtgaaatgtttgtgcTGGAACATGGTGAATGACAACTTTCTGATGAGCTGATGATAGGGATTTCAAGCCTTTTTATATCTAAGTCCAAATGGATTTCAGTGCTTGAAATTTCTGCTTAAACTTGACTTTATGTGGGGGTAAATGTAGCTATTAGgctattttttacattttacttaaCCATAACTGTAAAAGCCCTTAAGTGCtcaaataattaaaagaaactGTCTCTAATATCTAATTTCTTTAACTACTAATGCAGGAGACCTGCGGGTGGCCATGGAGACTCTATTAACTGCCATTGCCATCATTAAGCAGTCCAGAGTGTATGGAGATGAACGCTGCCAGGCCCTGGTTACCTCACTTAAAGACTGTCTAGTCTCCATCCAGGGCAACTACGGTTACAGGTTTGTGTAATTCTGCTTCAGGACTCTCAATGTGATGCATCTTGTTGTCTTTTAATAAACTGAATCTGAGCATGGAGATGGCATAAGCAATCTTATCTGTCAAtatcacacaaatacaaatttctCTGCAGGAGTAGCAGTCGTTCAGGGGATAAAGAAAGAGACCGGGACAGGGGTCGTGACAGAGAGCGAGAGCGTGACAGAGAGCGTGACAGAGAGGATTCTTCCGGTTGGGAAGGTGCAGGAATGTCTCGAAGACACAGAGACCGTTCCAGAGAGAGCGGAGAGAGGGACAAGGAGCGCTCACGGGAGCGGGACAGGCACAGAGATCACAGAGACCGCTACCGCTAACTTCCCTCCAGTAATTATCTCTCAGTATGTACACAACACACTGGGCCAAACAATAGCTTCAGAAGAGTTGAGAAGAGAATGAGTCAAGTGGTATTTCTGAAAGGTCTGCAAAGTAtctctttttttgtacaaaGTTCTTACTGTGCAATGAACGGTTTAAGTCTGCAAACCAGACTCTTAATGCATTATTGTCAtatattttagtctttttttgttgGCAGTATAAGTTCTGCTAGCTCAGTGCACTGTATATTTAGATGTTGATAACACAGCGTGAAAACACTTCAGATTGTGTTTGTAGTTTTCAGGAATTACAGTAGTTGTTGTAAGATGCCAGGATTGAATACCATAAAGGAATAGATCAAAGGACAATTAACACATCCTCTCAGTCTCTTGAATTAAATTAACTGTATAAACgtgattttaaaaagtattattCTTTTTCCCTCTAGATTGGTGGAATGTCAACAGAGCGAAGACGGGACTTTTTGTTTCTGCACAAAGTTGTATAAAAACCTGGATGACTCTAAGGTGAGAGTGACAGTGTATCCCCAAAAGTCTAAAGTGTACTTCTTTTCTCCAGTTATCTGTACATAGTGGGACTTCTACTTGTTTAAAAGAATGTGGTTGTAGATTTGTTGTTGGGACATTAAAATCTGTTTGCATGCGCAGGACACCTTAATAACTTATGTAATACTGTGTAATGTTTTCATCACTTTCTTTTGTATTAAATCTACAGATTAAAAAACACTCCCCTAAAAATAAATTCTAGTGTGGTATTTCCTCAAGACATCTAGGACTACAAAAATGGTGaattacatatattttcatataaacacCATTGGGACTTCGAAACAGTACTGCTGTTAATGTCCCTTTTTTTATAGCAGATACTTTGAGTGatcattgcaggaaaagcacaggtggtaCTGATAAGATTAATGATGGCTCAGTTCCCCTCAAGTGTCTGAGGAAGCCACACTGGGGAATCATCATGCAGTATACCAGGGTCATGTacttggaaaaacaaaatgggAGTAAGACACAATTTAAGTTAAAATTGCAGCTGTTCTTTTTCTGCTTTAGGTCAAAATTTCTGCTGTGAGAAAGATCTAATAAGACAAGGACAGCAAGTTCAGAGACATggtgaaaattaattaattgcattTGCACTACAAGGTTTTTGGTTAACCTAAAAAGGTCTGATCTGTCCAATACATAAAGCAAATGCAGCAATAGAGTAAAAATActagaaaatattaatttctgaaaaaaactaaatgttgcTTTATTTCAAAGCACTGCAAAATGACACAGCACATGTGTGAAAATTATTAACGTATATAGTTCACATAAAATTATTGCTGTAATTCGATAAACCAGCAATACAGGCAACGATGTCATTTAACAgctttatttagaaaaaatgcATTATCAAATAGGTTCACAAACTAATGTTCCAAAAGTCTTCACTGTGGTCGTCATTTCACTCCTGCGATGTCAATCCAAAACGATACAGAGTCTGTCAGTGCAACAGCCTCACAAAGTCCATGCAGTTCTTGAAGTTGGTCAGGTAACATCACTTTTCCAGGGGGGCATAATTCAACAATTTCTCAATAAGATCCACGTGAGATAGCAGCATCCTTCGACAACAGTATCTCTTCAGGCCCAGGGCATCAAGAGCATCTCTTAATAGTTGAGGGATGAAATAATGTCAGTCCTAATGCATGGCATACAGCTGGTTCAATGAATAAGCAGAGTACATGCACATTACGGCAGACAATAGCAGCCTAAAAGGCCTCAGGTAAATGCTATTTCTCATTCCATCCTTTAGTTTATTTGCATCCTGAGTGTAAATGTAGACAAATGAAAACCatggaggaaataaatataactttgtGACTTAATGGGCTAAAACGTTTGATGTGTATTGTACTTCTGCTTCTGGTAAAATCTATTGACTCCACTGTAAACTGCTTACACTGTTTATTCTTCTGGTTTTGACTTGCACATCATTCACAATTTAAATGAATTACTGCTAAAAAGGTAATAGGTGATTACAGTAACATCTCAAAAGACAGTGTAACGACAGAACTCATTAGGCGTTTATCTCACCCCTCAGTGTACTCAGCCTGAAGCAGGCCCAGGTATGCCTCCCACTTGTTACCCACAATCTTTCCGCAGGTGAAGCACCGCACTGGGATGATCATTTTGACACACCTggggacagaaacacataaccTTGTAAAATGTAACGCTAGCAAGACAACTAGCGGCAATTAGCGTTaggttagctaacgttaacgcAACCATTCATGTTTATCATGGGAGTACCAGGTTGAGCTTAACACAACTACATTTCTCCCTTCTGTTTATCGAGTAACTTAACTGACTTCAGTGTTTATATGCTATCATTGTAGTTACAGCAATTTAACGTTATGTTTTCATTGAaatgtcaacagaaaataagTATTTAGCTTAGCTATAGTAGTTTCTGTTGAAGTTTAATGCCGTTTTTCCAGAGTAAATTGAAGAATTGGCTAATGTACGGTTTAGCCACGCGATTAGCACAACAGTGGactgttagctaacgttagctactaaCTAGTAACACGTtgtcaaaatgttaaaactatTTGACGGTCAAACACAAAGTCTGCTAAAAAAAATCTAGCTTTGTTTACTCACCGATACCAGTCTAGTTAGTATAAGCCTAAATGTGTTAATATTATGGGAGAACTTGAGGATGGAAAGCGGTGGTTGCTTCCCTCGTTCTCTGCAACCGCATAAATAGTAAGACTTccggtgttacaccgtatttggtcacccatcagattctgtcaCTTGCAGtgctggaagaagtactcagatccctTATCTAAGCAAAAGTATCACTACCACAGCgtaaaaatactttattataaataaaaatattggcATTAAAAATCCAATGTAAAGTACTAAAGTAAGAGTACTAGTTTTGCAGAAAAACGGACGGTAAATTTAGCCGGTAATACTTCtataattttacttaagtaggattttgaatgcagggtttttacatgtaatgaagtatttttacgtTGTGGTATTGATACTCTTAAGTAAGGGATCTGAGTACTTAGAGCACTGCAGGTCACGGattctgatgggtcaccaaatacgcTGTAACACCTGCTGGCTCAAGTCCCTCAGGATAAAAACGCAATGTCCACAATGGCCAGgatgagatttttttattttttttttgtgcagctcTGTATTTAGATACATCTGGCTAAAACTAATGCAATCTGATAAATCAGCCCTGAAATCAACCATTCTTAAAGGCTGTgatgtttttggggtttttttaaacGGTTTTAGAGGTCTGGATTCAACTTTATGGTAAGTTTGGAGGTGTAGTCTGTGGTGACGTTGAAATTCATTGCATTACACTGAGTGGTAAGAGAAGtgtaagagaaaacaaaaactatagACTCAAAACAAGGCCtactagatagatagatagatagatagatatagtcTTTATACAATGTAATGTGCATGTGACTCTCTACTGTTTAAGTTCTCTGATGGTTCACGCACAAATCATATGTCTAAGTAACCTGTATTGTAACCAAAAACTGGCATTTAATCTGTAGCTGTTTAAGAAGAATGGCAGATCATCAAAGAAAACCATACATATAATACAACCATCGTTCTCCAGCCggaataagaaaaataatgtttgaatAAGGAGAAAGttaacaaattttaaaaagaaaggtCACAATTAAAATTGCAACGTTTAAGAGTAACTAAGCCCCACAGTAAGAAATTAAGACTGTGCATCTGTAGCAGTATAATTGTTTTActctaaaatgtaatttgaaaCTAGCTTGGATTGATCCTTTGAATCCCCTGCCTACTTTTCAGAAGTAAAACTTACACACCCATAGTACACCCACACACAAGTTTTCACTTACtttggctgattagacctcagGTGTGTACAGCACAGACATCACATGCTTGACTGACATATCCCTCACTCTCCTGTGGGTTTTCTTGAACCTGTTGAATTGCGACCTGTAACTTAATAATTCTCTTGTGTAAGTGGATTTTGGTGACCTCAAGAGACTCACACTACGGTTATCCCAACTTCTACCGAAACAGAGGTTTTTATTCTGGCTGATTAGCCAGAATAAAAactacttgtgtgtgtatgtacactTAGTAAAGCCTGACTGATACTAGCTTTTGTGggctaatatacagtatatatcaatATCTGAAAGTAAAAATTACCACATAGGGGGCAGACACATACCACATAACCGTAAAGTCTGTGGTTTCTTTCCATCCATGGACCTTGCAcgtcatacccctctctctacccctgttttctgtctctctccacttttagctgtcaaataaaggcaaccAACTGCCAAAAATAATCTAACACTAACAATAtagaacatttttatattatgtgAAAACTGGATTAAACAAGATAGAGCAGTTGAATAGGCTACCTTTAGAGAGTTCAGGCTTGTAAGCTCAGGACTACAGTGTGAGTTTTTTACAAATAGATTCTAATTGTTCAGGTGCAGTTTTAAAGCAACTtcatgcatatactctgtgtaaTTATGCTCCATATACAGTCTTGCATGGTTCAATTCACCACAAATGAAggcagacaaagaaaacaaataaaaccatcagCTGCACAGTGGTTCCCCATCTCCCATCTGGACCATGGTAGTCTGTGAACCAATCAGAGAGTGATGCTCTATTGTAACTCATCAACCAATAGATTCTTTAACTTAAGATAATGATTTGGTTTTAATCTCTCCTCGCCAGTAGCAACACTCCCAGCAACGCTAACAATATAGAACATTTTATATTACAGAACataattgaacattttttttgtctttgcacacattttacatcaacaaaaattatgttttattaaatagTTGTGGTAATGATATGTACTGACTGCTGATGCAGGATATTTATAAAGGATATGTATAACCGTACATTTTAGTGACAAACATGACAGTAGCAGTAAATATAAAGTTACATTCTGACCAGTCAACTGAACTGGAAATTAGATACTAAATACTAAATAAGAACATTTCAAACTTTATTCTATATTCCTAATGGCTGATGCTAGGAGGCAATTCCATTTTGCTAGTGGGATAGACTGTTACAACTGTTTTAAAACTTACCTGCTATAAGGGCTACTGAATATATACCATGTCTTTTTCAGACCCTGATTATAACTGTACTCACACTATGCTGTGTTCAAGAACATGACATTTTCCAGGTTATCATGTTTATGATGTTGTTGTCAAAAGCAATGCATATGCCTCCAAATTGTAAGATTtcttttaagattttttatGCGTTTTAGCTTTTCTGTTTATATAAGGCCAAAGCTCAGAATCTTCTAAGGACCACAATACTTCagttataattaaaacataGATGTTCACCCCTCAGTGGCAATATGACTTTTGGAAAAAGCGTTTAACATTAATATCTAAcagaatacagaaaataaaatatagatttaGTAGGGTAGAATGAAGATTGAATTGAATAAGACCTAAATTCTTAAAAAGTGAACTTAAAAAGAGGGTGAGCCAGCATGTAACATGCAAAAATGATACCCTTATTAATGCTAATCATTCATGCAAACTCAAAATGATTGACCAGTTCAAGTGAAAGTCCACCTCTAATTACTTCATAGAGCTGAGGCCATATCTTCAAATAGATGATTCATAATTCAGAAATAAAGAGTTCAAATTGTTATCAAATAAATACTCATTTGGGCTGGTTCACTGCCTTTAATAAAGGTCACATTACAAcctctttcattttttacattaaggAGTTTGGGGGCAGAGGGGAGTGT carries:
- the polr2l gene encoding DNA-directed RNA polymerases I, II, and III subunit RPABC5: MIIPVRCFTCGKIVGNKWEAYLGLLQAEYTEGDALDALGLKRYCCRRMLLSHVDLIEKLLNYAPLEK